Genomic window (Pieris rapae chromosome 12, ilPieRapa1.1, whole genome shotgun sequence):
aatatatttttataaaatttatattcagttAGTCATGTTTTTGAGAATTAATTGTTACTTATACGATAGAAAAGGCATTATGTATGTGATGTACTcgaataaatatactttaaaggtcgacttaatattatttaaattatataaagaggAGGTGGATGAGCGACCTGTGCACTTtacataaaatagcaaatggcTCATTTGACACCTGCCTTTTAGAGAGACTAGAAATCAAGGTACCGACGCGTTCTGTGCGCATCCAGGAATTATTTATGATACCTATGACTGATAACAATCTGTCCCAGAAGGCTCCGCTCGTAagaatgtgcaaatattataatgctgtgtgtgctgaggttgatatttttcataataatatttgtaaatttaaaaagatagttcatgttaaatacttgcaaccttaattactaatttaattaattaatgtatatatatatgagggTACCGCGGCACAGTTAACAATAgctctgtatatttatttaaaattaaaatagaatcgGTGcgtaaaaaaggttaaaaaaacGGGAACTATGATACTTTAAGCAACATTTTTACACAGCAAATGTGAACAATTATTACAGTGCATTAAATAGTGTTTAGTTAGCCGTGATCAAACAATTTGCTATCCGCCATACCGCGTTGGATATTTCTCGTTCGGTTAtggttaaaattacaaatgctGCAAAAAACTGACGAAGTGTAGTGAAGTGACTTTTAAGAGTGTCTTGTGCAAATCAAGTACTTTAATCTAAAATCCTAAgcactgttttaaataaatcacaatatcatatgtattatatacgaTTTATTTGCGAGCTAAGTAATTAGTCGATTGGCACTTGCGACGAGTCGTTGGGAACATCGTACACATAGAGGCTTCCGGATCGAATCCTGCCGCTTTCATACctacctattttttattttttttaccactAAACAACAATGGAAGACcaatttcaaatgttgtttgagAAAATGAGAATTGAAATGAaggaacaaaatacaaaattggaAGAATCgttaactaacaaaataataaatagaattgatGAGAAATTAAAACCTATCTTAGCAGAAAATgaaaacctaaaattaaaagtcgCAACCTTAGAAAACGAAGTCGAATATttaagaagagaaaaaaaggaaaacaatTTAGTCATTTTTAACTTGAAAGAGGAGGAATGTAGTAGTACCGAGTTATTGCAGAATGTCCAAAGGCAATGTCTGgcggatttaaatataacactcGAAAAAACagaggtaaataaaatataccgtaTCGGAAAACCGACAAAACAGGAAGGAAAACCAAGGcccattttaatatctttcGTTAATAGTTGGAAGAAACaggaaatcttaaaaaataagagaaagttcaagcaattgtttatttctgaAGACTTTTCCAAAGAAGtgttagaaaaaagaaaattattgaaattaaaattaatagaagaaCTAAAGAATGGCAAgattgcatatttaaaatacgacCAACTTATAGTCAAGGAAAATGTTTCTAACACAGACAAAAGGAAGAGAGAACTATCAGCTTCTCCACAAACTGAACATATGGCTCAACCAAAAAAACAACAGGCACTTCTTTCGTCTAAAACTAATCGAACAAATGCTTTTGACATGATGAGGGCCAGATCGAACTCTCTTTCTAAACCTACTTCCTCTGATAAAAGATCATAGCAACCATGTGTTGGTAcccagaaaacaaataaaataataagaacaatCTCCCCCAATACGGCTGGTCCCCGTGGGGGCAGTAGACCACCACCCTCCACccaaaaaagagaaaaacacTCTCGCCCTATTCAAGGCACACGAATTTGTACAATGAATGTAAGGTCGCTCGTAGGCAACGGCCGTCAAGAGGAATTAGAACATGCTCTGCAAACCATAAAGTGGGATATTCTTGGTCTCTCTGATATAAGAAAAGAGGGAACACACATTATTGAATACGAAGACTACATCTTTTTATACACCGGAAAGAAAAGTGGAAGAAATGGTGTAGGATTTATGGTTAAAAAGGAGTTGAAATCAAATATTGTAGATTTCGAGGTTCTATCAGACAGAGTAGCAAAACTTGAAATgtcctttaataattataagattaaCATAATTCAAGTCTATGCCCCCACAGCGAAGTCAAGCCAAGAAgacatagatattttttatgatagctTAAATAATGCACTAGTAAATTCTCTGCCATACACAATTGTGCTTGGAGATTTTAACGCACAAATAGGCCGAGCCACTCCAGATGAAAAGTTGGTTATGGGTATATGGGGACACGGTAAGAGAAGCGAGCGAGGCAAACGACTTATTGacttttgtttagaaaaacaaCTGTTTATTGTGAACTCttatttcaagaaaaacaccaaaaataaATGGACATGGTTATCACCAGATACTCGAACCGCTAATGAAatagacttttttattattaaaagacccTATCATCATACCGtcgaaaatatagatataattaataccacCCACCCAACAGACCACCGTATGGTTCGGGCAACAGTGAAAATTtcagcaaaaattaaaagtagaaaacaatttaaaggcaGACAATCAGGACTGAACCCACTAGAACAAGAAAcacttaagaatattttttcggtTCAACACATTGAAAAATCTAAGAATATAcaagaacaatataataatattatacatcgaATTAAAACCAGTGTTGAAAAGTTACCAACAATACCAGGgataaagagaaataactatattataactgaaaaaataaGAGATATGATAAGTGAAAGAActgaactaaaaaataaacctacCAAATCAGAAAGTGAAAAGAAGCGTCTTAAGCATCTGTAtggaaaaattagaaaaaatataaaaagaaataaagaatattatcaactcaaaatattagaagaagaaatagataaaaatctgTCAGTTAAACGAGGAAACAAACGCATAAATAATACGAAACAATGGGTACAAACACTAAAAAGTCGTACAAACGCAACAATAACAAACAGagataatatactaaatatagcCACTAATTTCTACAAAGAACTGTACAGTTTGCAAAATCAACCACTAGATATTAGTAATAATGGTATATtagaaagttataaaaatgaagagACCCCTTTGCTACTGGAAAGTGAAATCAGGCATGCCATTATGAAACTTAAATCTGCAAAAAGCCCTGGAGATGATAACATAACTAATGATATACTTAAAGCAATAGTAGAACCTCTAACATCACCTCTCACGGAACTActcaatgaaattttaaaacaagaaaaaataccTAAACAGTGGGAAACATCTGTAATAacattactatataaaaaggGAGACCCAATGAACATCAATAACTACCGACCAATAAGTTTATTGCAATCCacttacaaactttttacaaatatcatCCTTACCAGAATGAAGATGGAGCTAGAGTTCCAACAACCAAGAGAGCAAGCTGGTTTTAGGAGTAAATATTCAACTCTAGATCATATATTCACACTTAGACAAGTCATTGAAAAATACATGGAGTACAAAAAGACAGTATATATAGCCTATGTGGACTACTCCAAAGCCTTTGACACAATCTTACATAACAAACTCTGGTTAGCTTTACGAGAACaaggaatacaaaataaatatgttaacttATTAGAAAAGATATACCAAAGAAGTAAAGCCACAGTGAAGTTGGAGAAGAAAGGTAACATGTTTCCACTGAAAAGGGGTGTTCGGCAGGGCGATCCCGTGTCGCCAAACTTATTCATCGCACTTCTGGAATTTATCTTCAGAAAGCTGGATTGGTCAGGGTTAGGAGTAAATATCAATGGCGAAAATTTAAGCCATCTTCGGTTCGCAGATGATATTGTTCTAATAACTGAAAGGCATGAAGACTTACAATACATGCTGCGTACCCTAGAAGACATAAGTAAAGAGTGTGGGCTGGAAATGAACCCTGAAAAAACATGTATAATGACAAATggcataaaatatagtataaccGTCAACAATAGAAATATAGAATACGTCGACCAGTATGTCTACCTTGGccaaaatatttcgtttaaaagCCATTATATAGAGGAGGTAGAgagaagaattaaaaaagccTGGATTTCATATTGGTCACACaagcatatttttaagtctcaAATGAGTCTATCACTGAAGAAAAAAGTGATGGACTCAGTTGTGACACCTACACTGTTGTACGGCTGCCAATCATGGCCTATCACAgttgaattaataaagaaaattcaaatatttcaacGATCAGCCGAAAGGAGCATGTTAGGCTTAAGTCTCAGAAACAGGGTAAAGAGTACAGCGATACGACAAAGAACAAAAATTATAGACGCGGCAAAAATGGTGTGCCGCCTGAAATGGCGTTGGGCAGGGCACACAGCAAGAACAAGTGACAACAGATGGAGCGAGAGAGTGCTGCACTGGTACCCGCGCGGCACGAGCCGGCCGCAGGGGCGCCCACGCCGACGCTGGGCAGATGACATCATCGCAGTCGCCGGGGTTACCTGGCCGCGCCTGGCCCGCGACAGACGCGAGTGGAACCGgaaggaggaggcctatgtccaacggtggacaaaccaaaacttaaGTGAATGACGTTTTATTGTCccctaaattttaaagttttttggaaataaaggctattattattattattattattatatatatatatatatatatatatatatatatatatatattaaatatatatatatatatattttcttttttttgtcattcagtttcatatttgtatgttgtttagttgatatttagtgtgaAATGCagtgtacagatataattttaaatcagattttcaaatgttgtttagtgtataagaattgtatgtatgtaaccAATCTGTCTTCTTCTTTTGTAccttaatgtaaaaattaaaaaaaaaataaaacaaaataataacttataaataaattatactttaaggTAACTTGAATCCCTCGCATATCCTTCACTTACCACGACATCGTTGGGCATGCCAATTGCCTTCAAAAGTTCGTCGTGCGATTCACCCTCAGAGGCCAAAGCGAGTTGGGCCAATGGGGTCAGAACAGAGTATGCTGACAGCACAACACTCTCTTGTGGTTTCTCCTTCACTATTtcctgtaaataatataattagttttttaattaacggcAAAGCAATcgttatttcattatttacatatcttATGTAAggtatgaaataaaagaaaatctagacactctcaatgccagagggctcacgagtgcgttgccggcattttaagaattggtacgctcttttcttgaaggaccctaagtcgatttggtccggaaatacttcagtgggcagctggttccacaaagtggtgcgcgggaaaaactgccttgaaaaacgcgtagttgtggaacggcggacgtcgaggtggtacgggtggaatttaaatatttaaaataagctaaatatgttaataaacaaaaaagataataacaatatatttcaatgtgtAATTCGGAAACCCtttgaagtaaaaaataatatacaattttgtttttttaaactgtttacaATAActtccaatttttttaacgatatgattattattattttttgggcAGATTTAAAACTAGatttcaaacaattaaaaaaatatattgttgcCTTCCCTGATACCCAATCCGCTGTTTTGATAGTGATTTTTTGCTtagcaataatataaaaatactagtatttttaatttttgtaacactTATGTGgcttactttaataaatgaattaataatatatacaaatgaaaatagataatttctttttgtaatatgtatagatatataaaatactcacATAAAACATTCTCGATGTAAACGCATCATTTCCGTCTTTGAACTGTCTCGGTACAATTACGGCTATTGTAACGGCGACCACAGATAACACTGAAAAATATTAGCGAATTTTAACACTTAAAATTTAGTTCATTTTACTTTTGGATAATACAGGTCAATTgctaaattaaagttaaaagctatgttagaaattacatattaaaaatgagagttaatcttaatatagtGTAAATTAGACGTAAATTTGCAGGAAGATTATTATAGTTTAGTAAAAATAGtcttacagttttttttattattattttccttaatatattataaataaactagaagtacagaaaacattaaaaaaaaaggttctaACATTGAGGCCTGAAGGGGTTAACCACAGTAATTCCTTACAAACTaaagagtaaaataaaattaataaaaaacccgtttaaaaaatgttttataattttcatttcaatCGCTTTTAATTTAGGGTattgcaaatataatataatactcgACATTGTGCTCCCGGGAGTCGTATTACTGATCTTCGGAGTTTGCAAAACCTACCTACGTCCTTAAAgtgaaagaaatataaaaaaaactaaaaacaaatatatagagGATAAAGGGCATAaccaaatctaataaaaaaaataaacttatctaaaattaaaaatgtgtgcGTGTACTAGTGTACACACATAAGAAGTGAATCTTTTTATGGCCCtattttacgaaaaataatctactatatgcaactttacagcAATTGGTtagataaagttaaattagataaagtttaacaaaaggaTAAAGCCTTTTTTTATCACAGAcgtgaatacaaataataaaattatttcaattatccTTTTTACTACTAATAATCTTATTactgaatttcattaattgtaatataattattactatcattgttattatatatttttgttattaatggttTTGAATCTCTTCGAACCAACCGTagggacaagaaaaagatAACGCGTAACGAAAAACtgtgacgcgtaaccgaaaaatgtgacggtaatttTCTTCCaacgcaaataaaaaaatctcacttcaatacaaaaagaaataaacttaaaactattcGGTGTTATTTGAaccaaaaatactaaatacagTCACGGTAtagagattatttaaatagtaaaatatcttacaataaaataaagcgaGCTTCATAATGCCAGTCGATCCGTCCTCTTGCCGGCCACACTCTAAGCAGTTTTACAAAGGTGTACTCTCTTTAAGTATATCTCAAATGTTGTTATGTCAAATATGCGTGATAGAAATTCATAGGGTGCGTCCACATCGCGGCCGCGATTCACGCCGTGAACTGTGCTCGTGTGGATTGTGTTCGCGTTCGCGCGCTGTGAACCAAGCGCGAACCTTTGTCGCGggacaaaaaaccgacaccgaACGGGGAACGGCGCGAAGCGAAAACGCGAACGCGCGAAACCATCTACACTCGCGTTTCGCGGCTTTCGCGGCCCTTCGCGCCGCGAGTGTAGAGCGCACTATATACGATCCTTGCATGAGTTGCACTTAAGTGGCGCACCAAACCATTGCCGTGACTGCACGCGCGCAGTTCGCAAACTTACATTGCACATTCGCGGCACATTCGCCAGATCTGCACGCACCCTTATGCTTTTGTTTAATGCAAATCTATTTATTGgtgttattaaactatttttcgAATCTAACCTatgaacttttttattacgttcagggatatctatttattggtgttattaaactattttttcgAATCTAATCtatgaacatttttattacgttCAGGGttcatatttatgtaaattataaatgactaACACAACAGAATGattgtgaaattaaaaattattctataatCCATCTGGAATAAGCCAAAAAGTGTTCTCTTTGTTCAtcaaaaatgataattatgttatatacatatacaatacacGTGTATCATGTTAagtaatctatatttttaaacagtataaaaaaacatgaatttCATGCTTATTATTTGACTTGTATAATTGGGTATAATGCAAATAATAGGCGTGGAAGTCTGATAACAACAACAGAATCGCTACTCTGTAATAGCGaaactgattttaaaattgagtTTTTGCACCACACAATTTAAAGGTGACGAAGTTGaatctttttgtattttagacatacatagacatattatttatatgcgGTTtccatgtattccatctttggctatatcttTAGTACGTGgataacactgaaaatgtttaaaactaaatataataaaactgaaaaaatgaaactggccagttagaaatatcgctaatgaaaactttttttcaatttcaattttagaacgcTTTGGTAACCTACtatagtatattgcattcatttgtcatttgtttttgagaATTGGCAGCAAATCTTACTTACTCTTACTtcacgtgaaaatgaacctaacaCGAGAACattttcggtcaatgatttattacaactttcgttgtgggcttactcaacaacaaagctatgataggctGAGATAAGCATTTCTTTATGAGGCCCCATCTCGTGCCCgtcactatttacaattggttcAACGAGTTTATGCGTGGACGTAGCAATGTCAATGAAATTCCGCGTGAGGGAGGTCTTTTAATAGCAACTactgaagataacatcagtgcCATGCGACGCGTGATTTAGGAACTTAAGAGCCTATAAAGAGACCTAACTACATATATACCTGTAcatgtaattgtttttgtcatatattatttacgttagctttttacgaaataaataccaatataaatattatgtggtgtattattttttagattttaacagTTGATGTCTCCGTAAACGATGACGAACGACAAAAGACGAAACGAATACGTTTTGATTAAACGCTCAAGTTGTTTCATATAGaacatctttttttaattttctgatTTGGTACAAATTCATTGTAAAGAAAGTTGACTTAAGATGGTTAGGGGAAATCACGAAGAGGACATTTCAAAACAGTCAGTCgacgtcaaaaaaaatcttattgtaatttaatattgaacgAAAGTGAATGGCTTAAGAAATATAACCACTGTGATGATTTCATGAAACCTATTCTAAGCATCTTAAGTATccattgataaaaaaaatgttgagtaTCATCtgcattatttaaacataggAACACACAGGCTGCCTTCTCAgatcatttttctaaatacataaataaaaaaatgtttttattaattgtatcaaaactttattcatttaaagatttacgtattaaaatttaaattataagaaaattatcattattacacGAATTTTGATCCCgcaaagtatattttgtagtTAGTTATTCGGTCGTTTCTTTCATACAATCTGacgtaaagaatttttttatgtgcATTTGTCGCGGTTTGATAAGACTGCTATTGTTTTCATAATGATTAATTGCATGATTAAAAGTTATGCATAGtacaacatatttatttcgtaaacagccaacgtaaataatatatgacaaAAACAACTACATGTACAGGTATATATGAAGTTGTTTTTTGTTCATTTTCATTCATTaccccaaattttttttagaaaatgaaaaacggctaaATGTAGAAAGTTACCAATTTTTTGCCAAgtttgctattatattttaacaggcGCATATAAAGTTTTAGAGTCCAgacttagtattattttatggaGCCGGAGACAAAAGAGCAGGCAACTTTGAATGAAAAGATAACCGCGGCTGATTGACCTGTTATGCTGGGGGCTAGTGGGAGAGTTGCCTACCTGGTAATGGTACACTCTGTTCTAGAAAGCCCTTAAGTTTTATCAGTTCAGAAATCACCAGCTGGTTCTACAGGTCGTACATAACAGAAAATTCTATGTTGTGAAAGGCACTCGAAAATCTTGACGTAAGCTGATGAACAATTTCTCAGAGCAAACACAAATATGACTTCCATATGATAAATCTCGTTTTTGAGATATGGGAATGATAGTTCCCGTTGAGTTTCAATGTTAGAGTACCCTTAGTGAGGATGGGTCTAGCGGTAATGCGTATTACGGTTTTAACCTACTGGGCATTACCGAAATTTTCTAATTGTAAGGGTAAGATTCAAAGTCGAGACTTTTatgacattaaataaaaccagAGTTCTAAATTCTTCACGCCGCccttttattattgcaaaaaaagttCCTGTATGCACTCATGAGCTTATATTTAGCCGTATTAGCtgcaatgatattataaaaacatttaaacaattaaaatcaaaaacgaAAGCTCTTTGGGGAGTATATGTTTCATTGTACAATCAGTAATCAATGCGCTAGTTTacgctataatatttaatgattgtGAAGTCCTTCCAGACCAAATGAAGCTAAGTAAAATCAAACCGTTATAAAACAGGCAGCACTTAACCCCACAAATAAAACCAACAAAAACACCCCACATATTAGACCCAAATCTGTGATGCCGACATtaagtacaatttaaaaaaaatattctttaattataataaacttatgcttggttaaaaaaaaaacaaataatataaaaactttattaaatatgtcagCATCCTGGTTCTCTtaagaaagtaattttaattagatttaacaCCGTTGAAAATGATTAAATCGTTGAGTCTTATTTCGAAGTAGAATGGTCTATCAGCCAGGAACTTCTTAGGCTGTTCCGAAATAAATCCAGCGCTGAAGCCAACAGCAAATACTGAAAATCAACgacagatattttattaataagaaggAATGCATATCCATTAATAATGGCACTTAGGCACTAAAGTTTGATTATCTCTAGGATCGCTTCTGATTAGACGTAAACTACAgactttttacacatttagggtctgtttcacaatgtccggataagttccaaataagctatttattacctattggtaggataagcagtatttttgcgtttcacaactgtcagatagcgctattcgtaaTGAAACgagaagtatcttattcggaacttttatctttcgaataatttatgtgttgcatagctatttggtactttatccatacattgtgaaacaggcctttaaacttaaatataaagacGAATGTTCCAATATTCACAAAACTAAAGTTTTTGACGTCGAAAAGAAACGTCTTAGATTTGTTTAAGATGTTCAATGTGAGAACTTGTGTGTGAGACTTtcttattaaagtttttttttcctcTTACTATAAACCtgataattatacaataccaCCGGCGTATAACTTTTTTAGGTATGATCCTCAGATTTCTGGTAAGAAGGTGATCTGCCTCCTGACACACGCTAAGGATCTAAGTCAAGCGGGTTTCGTCACGATATTTcctaatgttaaatgcgctcatagtaagtccattggtgcacagccagagtgtcttcagcgtgcgactctcatccagGTTCAATCTTCAGAACCAATGAGCTTTCTATCTATATGTGcgtttaacattcgctcgaacggtgaaggaaaacatcgtgaggaaaccgatatgtcttggacccaaaaagtcaacgactTGTGTGACGACatggcactggaggctgatcacctacttgcctatcagatttaaaaatgatcatgaaacagattcagaaatctgaggcctggATCTAAAGAGGTTAAGcgccattgttttattttatttataatacaaatatcattACGACTTACCGTTGGCTGCTGCAGCTTCAGCCCCTTCCTCATTGACTTCAATGAAAGCCTTTTGAACAGCACCACTTATTGCTAAGTCATCTTCTCCAATTATCAGTTTACTTAGATGAGCTTGGCCGGgtgtaaacaattttttaacgcCCATCTAagggaaatattattatttcatttaaattaaatgatttggATTTAGCAATGCATGCTTCATCAAAAATAGGTATTGCTATAAAAtctaagtttttaattgttttaagtgTTTTTGATCCTGCCAATgagaaaggaaaaaatatggTTGAATAAGCTAACTCATCATCTTCATCATTATCATCATCATGATTTAGCAACGCACGCTTCATCAAATagggttattttaaaaaaatgcaaattatcaaacacattGCCAAAAGGCTAGCAAAAAAAGACCGACGCTTTGATGTTCAAACATATagtaattaatcaaatttaattctgGTCGTTTTTagctttattaattgaaaccTCACCAAGTTAATCTTCATTTccttaaatagatataatataattatggtacaaaatttaattaatcgagAATCAACATTACGTGCCTTTGATAAAACATCTTTCAGGTCTGTTGTAGTCTCGATTTTGAACTTAGGAATTGTGACTTCCACTTTAGTGGAGTACATCTTATATAAAGCGTCGTTCAGTGCTGATGGGTTTCTCAACTTTTCCTCTAACCGTGTGATTCCGTCGACATCATTCGGGAGTACCAGTATCATCGAAGCATCATTTCCTTCATAGAACATTTGAAGAATCTGttagaaattgtaaatattaaatatcagtaaaaacatatttcttttttcttgaCTTTTTCTCTATTTCCCTAATATTCGATTTATTAGAAGCTGTATCtagaatatctttttttttaatcggtGGAGCATACTGTGGCTGAGTGTATCACTTGGACAATGGAGCGTCATGACCTGGTATCAGTCATTCTGGTGGATCTGACTTTACCGGATATTAGGTATATTGGCTATGCTAGGAAGTTACAAGGCCTGGGGAGCGATGAGAATGCGAATGAGGGACAGTTCTGGGGTTGACCGCAGACTGGCTAGTAGTTCATGGCTGGGGTCTCGATCTCAAACGGCCTTTAACCGCTGGACTTGATTGAGCTCTATATGGGAAATAAGTCCCTTGAATGCCTTGGCGAATCCCGAGAGCCCAACTTAAGGGCGTGTGAAGGGCTGAGGTATTTTGTAATTAGGATCTGTCTACCCCTCTGAATATCACAGGACTTCACGTAAAGGCCCAGTAGTACAGTCCCTTAAGCTGGATACCTTGGCGCAGGCCTGCGGTTATTTCACctgatttcaaaaaaatattgaccatattatatatcttaccGTGACATTTAGTTCCGGCACCTCAGCATATTTGAAGTCTGATTCTTGGGACATCATTGGAATTGTAACTGTCGAATCTTTTGTGACATAAAACGGTCTGTCATATGTGGCGGAAGGGCTAAAGGGAACGTTCCAGTGAccctataaaaatatgaataaaaactatgcaacacataacaatttcaaaaaatagtaggtaataatataaagtatataggTAATGTTATATCGCTCATTCAGGATCGTGCTAGAACCTAAATagggaattatttatttctcaacaCTTTTCCAATTCATATATtggtacttatttttttttggaaacaggcgccaacttaaatatttaattttaaccaaAGCCCGTCCCATCTTCCAAAGGAT
Coding sequences:
- the LOC110998376 gene encoding alaserpin; this translates as MKLALFYLLSVTAVTMANVLSRGLKNGNDIFTYSMFSEIAREKPQQSFVISPFSVLTPLAQLAIASEGESHDELLKAIGMPNDHITKAAFYQNEQILKSVRGVDFKTASKVYIGNNFQLNEEFARSTRDVFNSEIRNIDFSQAQRAANEINSWVEDHTNKKIKDLVDPNSLDAATRAVLVNAIYFKGHWNVPFSPSATYDRPFYVTKDSTVTIPMMSQESDFKYAEVPELNVTILQMFYEGNDASMILVLPNDVDGITRLEEKLRNPSALNDALYKMYSTKVEVTIPKFKIETTTDLKDVLSKMGVKKLFTPGQAHLSKLIIGEDDLAISGAVQKAFIEVNEEGAEAAAANVFAVGFSAGFISEQPKKFLADRPFYFEIRLNDLIIFNGVKSN